A genome region from Bacteroides stercoris ATCC 43183 includes the following:
- a CDS encoding IS1182 family transposase yields MTKIHFRPYNPNQTVLFPQRIDEDIAENDPVRMVDALVEGLNLESFRKLYKECGRSPYHPKMMLKVILYAYMNNIYSCRKIEKLLHRDIHYIWLAGYEKPDFITINRFRNRVKKEINEVFTQTVLLLSSKGFISLNVEYIDGTKLESKANKYTFVWRKTVERNRERLMKKIHVLLGQIDDVIAQEKSSENNEEVEFTPAMLTEMAGELRHALEQVSEPSAKEEKTELKKKRKQLKELEEHRDKLQEYDCHLETLQERNSYSKTDKDATFMRMKEDAMRNGQTKPGYNLQIGTENQFITDFALFPNPTDTLTLIPFLQSFSNRYERMAHTVVADSGYGSEENYRFMSENGMEAYVKYNYFHMEQRPRFKPAPFKAENFYYNEEHDFCICPMGQRMRRIGTRNVKTASGYVSENARYRAVRCEGCPLRCRCFKAKGNRTIELNHRLRQYKRRAKELLCSEKGLKHRGQRCIEPEAVFGQIKNNMNYKRFRHFGKDKVFMDFAFLAIAFNIKKMCAKLTKEDTKWLIGWFYELTVALFRCWRHINQRNLRIIAA; encoded by the coding sequence ATGACAAAGATACATTTTCGTCCTTACAATCCCAACCAAACCGTTCTTTTTCCTCAAAGAATTGATGAGGATATTGCAGAAAACGATCCGGTGCGCATGGTTGACGCCCTGGTTGAGGGCTTGAATCTTGAAAGTTTCAGAAAACTGTATAAGGAATGCGGTCGCAGCCCTTACCACCCCAAGATGATGCTCAAGGTCATTCTGTATGCCTATATGAACAACATCTACTCCTGCCGGAAAATTGAAAAACTCCTTCACCGTGACATCCATTATATCTGGCTGGCCGGATATGAGAAACCGGATTTCATTACCATCAACCGTTTCCGCAACCGGGTGAAGAAGGAAATTAACGAAGTGTTTACGCAAACCGTACTTCTTCTCTCTTCCAAAGGCTTCATCAGCCTGAATGTGGAATATATTGACGGGACAAAGCTCGAATCCAAAGCCAACAAGTACACTTTCGTCTGGCGAAAAACGGTTGAGCGGAACCGTGAACGCCTGATGAAGAAGATACATGTCCTGTTAGGGCAGATAGACGATGTCATTGCTCAGGAGAAGTCATCAGAGAACAATGAGGAAGTTGAGTTCACTCCGGCCATGCTGACTGAAATGGCAGGAGAATTGCGTCATGCACTGGAACAGGTTTCCGAGCCATCCGCGAAAGAGGAAAAGACTGAACTGAAAAAGAAACGCAAACAGCTGAAGGAACTGGAAGAACACAGGGACAAACTGCAGGAATACGACTGCCATCTGGAAACACTGCAAGAGAGGAATTCCTATTCCAAGACGGACAAGGACGCTACTTTTATGAGAATGAAGGAGGATGCCATGCGCAACGGACAGACGAAGCCCGGTTACAACCTTCAAATCGGCACCGAAAATCAGTTCATCACCGATTTTGCACTCTTCCCGAACCCTACGGATACACTGACCCTGATTCCTTTCCTGCAATCTTTTTCAAACAGGTATGAACGGATGGCCCATACGGTGGTTGCTGATTCCGGCTATGGCTCCGAAGAGAATTACCGCTTCATGTCCGAAAACGGCATGGAAGCCTACGTAAAGTACAACTATTTCCACATGGAGCAGCGGCCGAGATTCAAACCGGCCCCGTTCAAGGCCGAAAACTTCTACTACAATGAAGAACATGACTTCTGCATCTGCCCTATGGGGCAAAGGATGCGGAGGATAGGCACCAGGAATGTGAAAACCGCATCCGGATATGTCAGCGAAAATGCACGGTACAGAGCTGTCAGGTGTGAAGGTTGTCCCCTGCGATGCCGCTGTTTTAAAGCAAAAGGAAACAGGACGATAGAACTGAATCATAGGCTTAGACAATACAAGCGGAGAGCCAAAGAACTGCTCTGCTCTGAGAAAGGACTGAAACACAGAGGGCAGAGATGCATAGAACCGGAGGCCGTGTTCGGACAAATTAAAAACAATATGAACTACAAACGTTTCCGACATTTTGGAAAGGACAAGGTCTTCATGGACTTTGCCTTCCTAGCCATTGCCTTCAATATAAAAAAAATGTGTGCAAAACTGACAAAAGAAGATACGAAATGGCTGATTGGATGGTTTTATGAACTTACTGTCGCTTTATTTAGATGCTGGAGACACATAAATCAAAGAAATCTTCGAATTATCGCAGCTTAA
- a CDS encoding glycogen/starch synthase, with protein sequence MTKANKVLFITQEITPYVSESEMSLVGRNLPQAIQEKGREIRTFMPKWGNINERRNQLHEVIRLSGMNLIIDDTDHPLIIKVASIQSARMQVYFIDNDDYFQNRLQVVDENGVEYEDNDARAIFYARGVLETVKKLRWCPDVIHCHGWMTALAPLYIKKAYKDEPSFRDAKVVFSLYDNDFKEPFHPDFASKLLLKGISKKDVADLKEPVDYTALCKLAVDYSDGVIQQSEHVNEEVIAYARQIGKPVLGYQSPEIFADACNDFYDQVWGAE encoded by the coding sequence ATGACAAAAGCGAACAAGGTTTTATTTATAACACAAGAAATTACCCCTTACGTTTCAGAATCCGAAATGTCCCTTGTTGGCAGAAACCTGCCGCAAGCAATCCAAGAAAAAGGCAGAGAAATCAGAACGTTTATGCCCAAATGGGGAAACATCAACGAGCGCAGAAACCAATTGCACGAAGTGATACGTCTCTCCGGCATGAACCTTATCATTGACGATACCGACCATCCGCTTATCATTAAAGTAGCTTCCATACAGTCTGCCCGCATGCAAGTTTACTTTATCGACAACGACGATTACTTTCAGAACCGCCTGCAAGTGGTTGATGAGAACGGCGTTGAATATGAAGACAACGATGCACGCGCTATTTTCTATGCACGCGGTGTATTGGAAACAGTCAAGAAACTGCGTTGGTGTCCGGACGTCATCCACTGCCACGGTTGGATGACTGCATTAGCACCGCTGTATATCAAGAAAGCGTATAAAGACGAACCGTCATTCAGAGATGCAAAAGTTGTCTTTTCACTTTATGACAATGACTTCAAGGAACCGTTCCATCCCGATTTTGCCAGCAAGCTTCTTCTGAAGGGTATCAGTAAGAAAGACGTTGCCGATTTGAAAGAGCCGGTGGACTATACAGCTCTCTGCAAACTGGCGGTGGACTATTCCGACGGTGTCATCCAGCAAAGCGAACACGTGAATGAGGAAGTGATAGCATATGCCCGCCAAATCGGCAAGCCTGTCTTAGGCTATCAATCTCCCGAAATCTTTGCAGATGCCTGCAACGACTTCTACGACCAGGTTTGGGGAGCAGAATAA
- a CDS encoding glycosyltransferase family 4 protein, with product MKVLMFGWEFPPKIYGGLAVASYGITKGLSQQGDVETTFCMPKPTGEEEKFLNIIGMNQVPIVWRDVDYDYLKSRLSTMSPEQYYALRDHIYSDFSYMHVNDLGCMDFAGGYPGNLHEEINNFSIIAGVVARQQEFDIIHAHDWLTYPAGVHAKMVSGKPLCIHVHATDFDRSRGKVNPTVYSMEKNGMDYADCIMCVSELTRRTVINEYHQDPRKVFAMHNAVYPLSQEYQDIPRPEHSKEKVVTFLGRITMQKGPEYFVEAAALVLQRTRNIRFVMAGSGDMLNAMINMAAERGIADRFHFPGFMKGKQVYEVYKNSDVFVMPSVSEPFGIAPLEAMQCGTPSIISKQSGCGEILDKVIKTDYWDIHAMADAIYSICMNPSLFHYLQEEGKKEVDGITWEKVGLRIRALYEDVLRNYGK from the coding sequence ATGAAAGTTTTAATGTTTGGTTGGGAATTTCCTCCCAAAATATATGGTGGCCTTGCAGTTGCATCATACGGAATCACGAAGGGTTTGAGTCAGCAGGGAGATGTGGAGACTACTTTCTGTATGCCTAAGCCTACAGGTGAAGAAGAGAAATTCTTGAATATAATCGGTATGAACCAGGTGCCTATCGTGTGGCGTGATGTTGATTACGATTATTTGAAGTCTCGTTTGTCGACAATGAGTCCGGAGCAATATTATGCTTTGCGCGACCATATTTACTCGGATTTCTCCTATATGCACGTCAATGATCTTGGCTGTATGGACTTTGCCGGCGGTTATCCCGGAAATTTGCACGAAGAAATCAATAACTTCTCGATTATAGCCGGAGTTGTGGCACGTCAACAGGAATTCGACATTATTCATGCGCACGATTGGCTGACATATCCGGCTGGTGTACATGCGAAGATGGTGAGTGGCAAACCGCTCTGTATCCATGTGCATGCAACAGATTTTGACCGTTCGCGGGGTAAAGTTAACCCCACGGTCTATTCCATGGAAAAAAACGGAATGGATTATGCCGACTGCATTATGTGTGTGTCGGAACTTACCCGTCGTACTGTTATCAACGAGTATCATCAAGATCCGAGAAAGGTATTTGCCATGCATAATGCGGTGTACCCGCTTTCGCAAGAATACCAGGATATTCCGCGTCCTGAACATTCGAAAGAGAAGGTCGTGACTTTCCTCGGACGTATCACTATGCAGAAAGGTCCGGAATATTTTGTGGAAGCTGCTGCACTGGTGTTGCAACGTACCCGCAACATCCGCTTTGTGATGGCCGGTTCGGGTGATATGCTGAATGCCATGATTAATATGGCTGCCGAACGTGGCATTGCAGACCGTTTCCATTTTCCCGGCTTTATGAAAGGTAAGCAAGTGTACGAAGTTTATAAGAATAGTGATGTATTCGTTATGCCTTCCGTTTCCGAGCCTTTCGGTATCGCCCCGTTGGAAGCCATGCAGTGCGGAACTCCCTCTATCATTTCCAAGCAGTCCGGATGTGGTGAAATCCTCGATAAGGTAATTAAGACCGATTATTGGGATATTCATGCTATGGCGGATGCCATTTATTCCATCTGTATGAATCCGTCTTTATTCCATTATCTTCAGGAAGAAGGAAAGAAAGAAGTGGACGGAATTACCTGGGAAAAGGTGGGCTTGAGAATCCGTGCTCTTTACGAGGATGTGTTAAGAAACTATGGTAAATAA
- a CDS encoding DUF4270 domain-containing protein, translating to MKVKYLGILLFAILAFYGCDDNTGTLGMSMLPDSDGISATTTTFDVTTKSLLAEKVYAKTSTGYVGKFTDPAPEGFGSYEASFLTELNCTDDFKFPAVYDPEKHVGTMAGDTVVSAQLTIYYSSWFGDSLNPCRMSVYELDKRLENKHYTDINPKEYYGNETDKPHFEETGYFELHKAYTAYDTSVPDSVRNATDSNGNSLFYPNVTLPLSKQFGNELLQLNRAYQRGENDFFKNSEKFIDNVLKGVYIKTDYGDGTILYVDRVDLQMQFRFHYVDSLGVKLTKKDGKDSLYYSTATVFASTKEVIQANKFESSEELIKKANETGWSYLKSPAGIFTEATLPYDKIHEELSNDTLNAVKLTFTNYNQESNKYKFSMSAPETVLLLRKKDMDSFFVNNELANNVTSFVATHNSIETNQYTFMNIARLVSACINEKKTAKQKAKEAAGTSWNETAWETEWSEGEGKDWDKVVIIPVVVTYDTNSTTPSIIGIQHDLKPTYAKLKGGDPEQGGTKLQIEVTYTSFNK from the coding sequence ATGAAAGTAAAATATTTAGGGATATTGCTTTTTGCAATTCTGGCTTTCTACGGATGCGATGACAATACCGGCACATTGGGCATGAGCATGTTACCTGATTCTGACGGTATTTCAGCCACAACTACGACTTTTGATGTCACCACCAAATCTCTCCTTGCAGAAAAAGTTTATGCCAAGACAAGTACGGGATATGTAGGTAAATTCACAGATCCTGCTCCCGAAGGTTTTGGAAGCTACGAAGCCAGCTTCCTGACTGAGCTGAACTGTACGGACGACTTCAAATTCCCCGCAGTATACGACCCGGAAAAGCATGTGGGAACAATGGCGGGTGATACCGTCGTTTCAGCACAGTTAACAATATACTACTCTTCATGGTTCGGAGATTCCTTAAATCCATGCAGAATGTCGGTATATGAGCTGGACAAAAGATTAGAAAACAAGCACTATACCGATATTAATCCGAAAGAATATTACGGAAATGAAACTGACAAGCCGCATTTTGAAGAAACCGGTTATTTTGAGTTGCACAAAGCATATACTGCTTATGACACCTCTGTTCCCGACTCTGTAAGAAATGCTACCGACTCTAATGGAAACAGTCTTTTTTATCCCAATGTAACTCTGCCTCTAAGCAAGCAGTTTGGAAATGAACTCCTGCAGTTGAACAGAGCCTACCAAAGAGGAGAAAACGATTTCTTCAAAAACTCGGAGAAGTTTATTGACAATGTATTGAAAGGAGTCTATATTAAGACGGATTACGGAGACGGAACAATTCTATACGTTGACCGTGTGGACCTGCAAATGCAATTCCGCTTTCATTACGTAGACAGTTTAGGAGTAAAGCTCACCAAAAAAGACGGTAAAGACTCTTTATATTATAGTACGGCAACAGTGTTTGCCTCCACCAAAGAAGTTATTCAAGCCAATAAGTTTGAAAGCTCCGAGGAATTAATCAAGAAAGCGAATGAAACCGGTTGGAGTTATCTCAAATCGCCTGCAGGTATTTTTACAGAGGCAACCTTGCCCTATGATAAAATACATGAAGAGTTGTCAAACGACACACTGAATGCTGTCAAGCTGACTTTCACAAACTATAATCAGGAAAGTAACAAGTATAAATTCAGCATGAGTGCACCGGAAACCGTACTGTTGCTGCGTAAAAAAGACATGGACTCTTTCTTTGTCAACAATGAGCTTGCAAACAATGTAACCTCTTTTGTCGCAACTCACAACAGTATCGAAACCAACCAATACACCTTTATGAATATAGCCCGTCTGGTTTCTGCTTGCATCAATGAAAAAAAGACCGCCAAACAGAAAGCCAAAGAAGCGGCAGGTACATCGTGGAATGAAACTGCATGGGAAACAGAATGGAGCGAAGGCGAAGGAAAGGATTGGGATAAAGTAGTAATAATCCCCGTAGTTGTGACCTACGATACAAACAGCACTACTCCTTCCATAATTGGTATTCAGCATGACTTGAAGCCTACGTATGCCAAGCTGAAAGGTGGAGACCCGGAACAGGGTGGAACCAAATTGCAAATAGAGGTTACATATACTTCTTTCAATAAGTAA
- a CDS encoding glycogen debranching enzyme N-terminal domain-containing protein, producing MSYLRFDKTLMVNLQESLPREILRTNKSGAYHCTTIVDCNTRKYHGLLVIPVPNLDDENHVLLSSLDETVIQHGAEFNLGLHKYQGNNFSPNGHKYIREFDCEHIPATTYRVGGVILRKEKIFVHHENRILIRYTLVDAHSATTLRFRPFLAFRSVREYTHENAQASRDYQPVENGIKTCMYPGYPELYMQLNKKNEFHYQPDWYRGIEYPKEQERGYDFNEDLYVPGYFEVDIKKGESIVFSAGISEISPRKLKQTFEAEAEDRTPRDSFYHCLKNSAHQFHNKQGEEHYVLAGYPWFKCRARDLFISLPGLTLAVDEQDEFEDVMRTAEKAIYAFIEDKPVGYKIYEMEHPDVLLWAVWALQQYAKDTSREQCRLKYGRLLEDIMNYICARKHDNLFLHENGLLYANGKEKAVTWMNSTVNGHPVIPRTGYIVEVNSLWYNALRFVSDIVREGGNDILADKLDAQAEITGKSFVEVFRNEYGYLFDYVDGYMMDWSVRPNMIFAVAFDYSPLDRAQKKQVLDIVTKELLTPKGLRTLSPKSGGYNPNYVGPQIQRDYAYHQGTAWPWLMGFYMEAYLRIYKMSGISFVERYLIGFEDEMTSHCIGSLPELFDGNPPFKGRGAVSFAMNVAEILRILKLLSKYNL from the coding sequence ATGAGTTATTTACGATTTGACAAGACCTTGATGGTTAATCTGCAAGAATCTTTGCCAAGGGAGATACTTCGGACTAACAAATCAGGAGCCTATCATTGTACAACGATTGTAGATTGTAACACACGCAAATATCACGGCTTGTTGGTAATTCCCGTTCCCAACCTGGATGATGAAAACCATGTGCTGCTGTCTTCTTTGGATGAAACAGTGATTCAGCACGGTGCAGAGTTTAACTTGGGATTGCACAAGTATCAGGGAAATAATTTTAGTCCGAACGGACATAAGTATATCCGTGAGTTTGATTGCGAGCATATCCCGGCAACTACTTACCGTGTGGGAGGCGTTATTCTCCGCAAAGAGAAAATTTTTGTACATCATGAGAACCGGATACTGATTCGTTACACCTTGGTCGATGCCCATTCGGCAACAACACTTCGGTTCCGTCCCTTTTTGGCATTCCGCAGCGTACGCGAATACACGCACGAAAATGCACAGGCAAGCCGTGATTACCAACCGGTGGAAAACGGTATTAAAACCTGTATGTATCCCGGCTATCCGGAACTTTATATGCAGTTGAACAAAAAAAACGAATTTCATTATCAGCCGGATTGGTATCGTGGCATTGAATACCCGAAAGAACAGGAACGCGGTTACGATTTTAATGAAGACCTGTATGTACCCGGTTATTTTGAAGTAGATATAAAGAAGGGTGAAAGTATCGTTTTCTCTGCGGGTATCTCCGAAATTTCACCGCGTAAGCTAAAGCAGACTTTTGAGGCTGAGGCAGAAGACCGTACTCCGCGTGACAGCTTTTATCACTGTTTGAAAAATTCGGCTCACCAGTTCCACAATAAACAAGGAGAAGAACATTATGTACTTGCAGGCTATCCCTGGTTTAAATGCCGTGCGCGCGACTTGTTTATCTCTTTACCGGGCTTAACTTTGGCCGTGGACGAACAAGATGAATTCGAGGATGTTATGAGAACGGCGGAAAAGGCTATCTATGCTTTCATTGAGGATAAACCGGTTGGTTATAAAATATATGAGATGGAACATCCTGACGTGCTTTTATGGGCAGTATGGGCTTTACAGCAGTATGCCAAGGATACATCGCGCGAACAATGCCGTTTGAAATACGGCAGGTTATTGGAGGATATTATGAATTATATCTGCGCTCGTAAGCATGATAATCTTTTCTTGCATGAAAACGGTTTGCTTTACGCAAATGGCAAGGAAAAGGCAGTTACCTGGATGAACTCTACGGTTAACGGGCATCCTGTAATCCCTCGCACCGGATATATTGTTGAGGTGAATTCGCTGTGGTATAATGCATTGCGTTTTGTTTCAGACATTGTGCGTGAGGGTGGAAATGACATTCTTGCAGACAAATTGGATGCTCAGGCAGAAATAACAGGAAAATCGTTTGTGGAAGTTTTTCGTAATGAATACGGTTATCTGTTTGATTATGTAGACGGTTATATGATGGATTGGAGCGTTCGTCCCAATATGATATTTGCTGTTGCTTTTGACTATTCTCCATTGGATAGGGCACAGAAGAAGCAGGTACTTGATATTGTGACAAAAGAATTGCTGACTCCGAAAGGTCTGCGTACATTGAGTCCTAAAAGTGGGGGATATAATCCCAATTATGTCGGTCCTCAGATTCAGAGAGATTACGCATACCACCAAGGCACAGCCTGGCCGTGGCTTATGGGCTTTTATATGGAAGCGTACCTGCGTATATATAAGATGAGTGGTATTTCGTTTGTAGAGCGGTATCTGATCGGTTTTGAAGATGAGATGACGAGCCATTGCATAGGTTCTCTGCCCGAGTTATTCGATGGAAACCCGCCGTTTAAAGGAAGAGGCGCGGTATCGTTCGCCATGAATGTGGCGGAGATTCTGCGTATCTTGAAATTGTTGTCTAAGTATAATTTATAG
- a CDS encoding glycoside hydrolase family 57 protein — MRTICLYFEIHQIIHLKRYRFFDIGTNHYYYDDYANETSINEVAERSYIPALNTLIGMVKDSGGAFKVALSISGVALEQLEIHAPAVIDLLHQLNDTGCCEFLAEPYSHGLSSLANEDCFKEEVMRQSAKMKQMFGKAPKVFRNSSLIYNDEIGAMVASMGFKGMLTEGAKHVLGWKSPHYVYHCNMNPNLKLLLRDFKLSDDISLRFSNSEWNEYPLFADKYISWIDAFPQEEQVINIFMELCSLGMSQPLSSNILEFLKALPACAKEKGITFSTPTEIVTKLKSVSQLDVPYPMSWVDEERDTSCWLGNVMQREAFNKLYSVAERVHICDDRRIKQDWDYLQASNNFRFMTTKNSGVGLNRGIYESPYDAFTNYMNILGDFIKRVDSLYPVDIDNEELNALLTTIKNQGDEIEELHKELEKAQKKLEKEKAAEKKKEPKDASKPATKSTAKKVTAKKPAAKSAK; from the coding sequence ATGAGAACTATCTGTCTTTATTTTGAGATACATCAAATTATACATCTGAAACGTTATCGTTTCTTTGATATTGGTACAAACCATTACTACTATGATGATTATGCCAATGAAACAAGTATTAATGAAGTTGCCGAACGTTCGTATATTCCTGCACTGAATACGCTTATTGGAATGGTGAAGGATTCGGGTGGTGCGTTTAAAGTGGCTTTATCCATCTCAGGTGTGGCATTGGAGCAACTGGAAATCCATGCACCTGCTGTAATCGACCTGTTGCACCAGCTCAATGATACGGGATGCTGTGAGTTCTTGGCTGAACCGTACTCTCATGGACTTTCTTCTTTAGCTAATGAAGATTGCTTCAAGGAAGAGGTGATGCGTCAGAGTGCTAAAATGAAACAAATGTTTGGCAAAGCGCCCAAGGTGTTCCGTAACTCCAGTCTGATTTACAATGACGAAATTGGTGCCATGGTGGCAAGTATGGGTTTTAAGGGAATGCTGACTGAAGGGGCAAAACATGTGCTTGGCTGGAAGAGTCCGCACTATGTGTACCATTGTAATATGAATCCGAACTTAAAGTTGCTGTTGCGCGATTTTAAACTGTCGGATGATATTAGTTTGCGTTTCTCGAATTCCGAGTGGAACGAATATCCGTTGTTTGCCGATAAGTATATCAGTTGGATCGATGCATTCCCGCAAGAGGAGCAGGTTATCAACATATTTATGGAGCTTTGTTCATTAGGGATGTCACAGCCTTTATCCTCCAATATTCTGGAATTCCTGAAGGCATTGCCTGCATGTGCTAAGGAAAAAGGCATTACTTTCTCAACTCCTACCGAAATTGTTACCAAGTTGAAATCCGTTTCACAATTGGATGTACCTTATCCTATGTCGTGGGTGGATGAAGAAAGAGATACAAGTTGCTGGTTGGGTAATGTAATGCAGCGTGAGGCTTTCAATAAACTGTATAGTGTGGCCGAGCGTGTACATATCTGTGATGACCGCCGCATCAAGCAGGATTGGGATTATTTGCAGGCCAGCAACAACTTCCGCTTTATGACGACCAAGAATAGTGGAGTAGGGTTGAACCGCGGTATCTATGAATCACCGTATGATGCTTTTACTAACTATATGAATATTTTGGGAGACTTTATCAAGCGTGTTGATTCTCTTTATCCGGTGGATATTGATAACGAGGAGCTGAATGCTTTGCTTACTACAATCAAGAATCAGGGGGATGAAATAGAAGAACTTCATAAAGAGTTGGAAAAAGCGCAGAAAAAGTTGGAAAAGGAAAAAGCCGCTGAGAAGAAAAAAGAACCGAAAGATGCTTCTAAGCCTGCTACAAAGTCTACTGCAAAGAAAGTTACGGCAAAGAAGCCTGCTGCCAAGTCTGCCAAATAG
- a CDS encoding MarC family protein: MFSAFNWQQMTSAFIVLFAVIDIIGSIPIIINLKEKGKDVNALKATLISFALLIGFFYAGDMMLKLFHVDIESFAVAGAFVIFLMSLEMILDIEIFKNQGPIKEATLVPLVFPLLAGAGAFTTLLSLRAEYASINIIIALVLNMIWVYFVVSMTGRVERFLGKGGIYIIRKFFGIILLAISVRLFMANISLLLDSFRH; the protein is encoded by the coding sequence ATGTTTTCAGCATTTAATTGGCAGCAGATGACAAGTGCTTTTATCGTGCTGTTTGCCGTGATAGATATTATAGGCTCTATTCCTATTATTATCAATTTGAAAGAAAAGGGGAAAGATGTAAATGCGCTGAAAGCTACATTAATATCGTTTGCCTTGCTGATAGGTTTCTTTTATGCGGGTGATATGATGCTGAAATTGTTTCATGTGGACATTGAGTCATTTGCGGTGGCCGGTGCGTTTGTTATTTTTCTGATGTCGCTGGAAATGATTCTTGATATTGAAATCTTTAAAAACCAGGGGCCGATTAAAGAAGCAACGCTGGTTCCGCTGGTCTTTCCGCTATTGGCAGGAGCGGGAGCCTTTACAACTTTACTCTCTTTGCGTGCAGAATATGCCAGTATCAATATTATCATTGCATTAGTCTTGAATATGATATGGGTATATTTTGTTGTCAGCATGACCGGGAGGGTAGAACGTTTTTTGGGTAAAGGTGGCATTTATATTATCCGTAAATTTTTTGGCATTATCCTGTTAGCAATTTCAGTGCGTTTGTTTATGGCAAATATTTCATTGCTGTTGGACAGCTTTCGTCATTAG
- the panC gene encoding pantoate--beta-alanine ligase, giving the protein MEIVHTIKDLQAGLSAMRAQGKKVGLVPTMGALHAGHASLVKRCVAENDAAVVSVFVNPTQFNDQNDLIKYPRTPEADCRLLEECGAAFVFAPAVEEMYPEPDTRQFSYAPLDTVMEGAFRPGHFNGVCQIVSKLFDAVQPDRAYFGEKDFQQLAIIREMVRQMKYPLEIVGCPIVREEDGLALSSRNARLSDEERKNALKISQTLFESRTFAASHTVAETQKFVEDAIAAAPGLRLEYFELVDGNTLQKIADWEDTSYAVGCITVFCGEVRLIDNIKYKE; this is encoded by the coding sequence ATGGAAATAGTACATACTATCAAGGACTTGCAGGCCGGACTTTCGGCTATGAGAGCCCAGGGTAAGAAGGTCGGTCTGGTACCTACGATGGGGGCCTTGCATGCCGGTCATGCTTCATTGGTAAAACGTTGTGTGGCGGAGAATGATGCCGCTGTAGTAAGTGTTTTTGTAAATCCTACTCAGTTTAATGACCAAAATGATTTAATCAAATATCCCCGTACGCCGGAAGCTGATTGTCGTTTGCTGGAAGAATGTGGGGCTGCGTTTGTTTTTGCTCCGGCAGTGGAGGAGATGTATCCGGAACCGGATACGCGCCAATTCAGCTACGCACCTTTGGATACGGTAATGGAGGGAGCCTTTCGTCCGGGACACTTTAACGGTGTGTGCCAGATTGTGAGCAAGTTGTTTGATGCGGTGCAGCCGGATCGCGCCTATTTCGGAGAAAAGGACTTTCAGCAATTGGCCATTATCCGTGAAATGGTGCGTCAGATGAAGTATCCGTTGGAGATTGTAGGTTGTCCTATCGTACGTGAGGAAGACGGCTTGGCGCTGAGTAGCCGCAATGCCCGTCTGTCTGACGAGGAACGCAAAAATGCCTTGAAAATTTCGCAGACTTTATTTGAAAGTCGTACCTTTGCGGCTTCGCATACGGTTGCTGAGACACAGAAGTTTGTGGAAGATGCCATTGCAGCCGCTCCCGGCTTGCGTTTGGAATACTTTGAACTGGTGGACGGCAACACGTTGCAGAAGATTGCCGATTGGGAAGATACTTCGTATGCCGTGGGTTGCATTACGGTGTTCTGCGGAGAAGTCCGCCTGATTGACAATATCAAGTATAAGGAATAA
- the panD gene encoding aspartate 1-decarboxylase produces the protein MMIEVLKSKIHCARVTEANLNYMGSITIDEDLMDAANMIAGEKVYIADNNNGERFETYIIKGERGSGKICLNGAAARRVQPDDIVIIMSYALMDFEEAKTFKPTVIFPDPVTNKVVK, from the coding sequence ATGATGATTGAAGTGTTGAAGTCTAAAATCCATTGCGCCCGTGTTACGGAAGCCAACCTCAATTATATGGGGAGCATCACGATTGACGAGGATTTGATGGATGCCGCTAACATGATTGCCGGCGAGAAGGTTTATATTGCCGACAATAATAACGGTGAACGTTTTGAAACTTACATTATTAAAGGCGAGCGCGGTTCGGGCAAAATCTGTTTGAACGGCGCGGCAGCCCGTAGGGTTCAACCGGATGACATTGTTATTATCATGTCGTATGCATTGATGGACTTTGAAGAGGCCAAGACGTTTAAGCCGACGGTGATTTTTCCTGATCCGGTGACAAACAAGGTGGTGAAATAA